In Vigna radiata var. radiata cultivar VC1973A unplaced genomic scaffold, Vradiata_ver6 scaffold_195, whole genome shotgun sequence, a single genomic region encodes these proteins:
- the LOC111240799 gene encoding probable pectate lyase 1 has protein sequence MKRVDTQQLKWKGYNWRAEGGILRNGAFFVASSEGLEVKYERKPTTMNLSQPIISLFSPCPPVFLEMPGTTTSECGAEDLVMNLWSPAWNH, from the exons ATGAAACGAGTGGACACCCAACAGTTAAAGTGGAAGGGCTATAACTGGAGGGCTGAGGGTGGCATATTACGCAACGGTGCCTTCTTCGTGGCGTCTAGCGAGGGCCTCGAGGTCAAGTATGAAAGAAAGCCTACGACGATGAACCTTAGTCAGCCGATCATATCTCTCTTCTCACCATGTCCTCCGGTGTTCTTGGAAATGCCAG GAACAACAACCTCGGAATGTGGAGCAGAGGACCTGGTGATGAATCTATGGAGTCCAGCATGGAATCACTGA